A region of the Variovorax sp. 54 genome:
GCTCGCCCACGCGGTTCTCGATGCGCGAGGCGTTCTGGCCCGGGCCGCCGAGCACGCGCAGCATCGCGCCGCGGTTGTCGCGTGCCCAGATCGCGCGGTCGGGCGCCAGCGAGAAGGGGCGGTAGCGGCGGTAGCCGTTGATCGTCGGGCTGGCCAGTGCAGCCGCGCCGCAGGCGTGCGCCTTCAGGCCGCCGAGGTAGTGCATGCCGATCTCGCTGAGGTCGCGCCCGCCCGGCTCGGGCATGAAGGCGTTGACGCCGTCGCTCTTGCGGCGCAGCGACTGGTGCAGGTGCCAGCCGCTGGACATCACGTTCGGGATCTTCGGGCGGCACATGAAGGTGGCGTGCAGGCCGGCGCGCTGGCAGATCTGCTTGATCGCGCTGCGCAGCAGCACCATGGTGTCGGCGGGTGTGACGCCGGCCGTGGGGCCGAAGGTGAGCTCGAACTGGCTCGGGCCGAACTCGATCTCGAGCGAGCGCAGCGGCAGGCCGAGCGCCACGAGCTGCGAGCGCAGCAGCTCCATGAGACCGTCGACGCGGTCGTAGCGCAGCTCGGTCAGGTACTGGTGGCCGTGCGACAGCAGCGACACGCGCGGCGGTTCGCCGGGCTGGCCCGAGTCGGCCAGGCCCATGCGCGCGTCTTCGAGCTTGAAGACGTGGAACTCGACCTCGAGGCCGGCGATGAAGTCCAGCCCCAACTCGTCGAGCTGCGCCACCGCGCGCTGCAGGATCTGCCGCGTCGCGAAGGGACAGGGCCGGCCGTCGGCCATGTAGGCGTCGCACAGAATCCAGCCGGTGCGCGGCGCCCAGGGCAGCACCTTGAAGGTGGCGGGGTCGGCCACGATGGTGAAGTCGGCGCCGCCTTGCAAACCTTCGATGGCAAAGCCGCCGCCCTGCGAGAACACGGGGAACACGGTCTTGTGCGAGGTGTCCTTGGCCAGCAAGGTGGAGGTGAGGTTCACGCCCTCCCACAGGGCCGAGCGCGCCTCGCCCGCGACCAGGGTCTTGCCGCGCAGCAGGCCGTGCTGGTCGGGCCAGGCGAAGCGGACGGTGTCCACCTCGCCGCTGTCGATGCGGCGCACGAGTTCGCGCGCCTGCGCATGCTGGTCGGCAGACCAGAGACCGAAGCGGTCGACGAAGGTGTGGGTGTTGCTCATGGCGCGTGCTCAGGCAGCGAGCCGTGCGGAGGCCCAGTCGGACTTCAGGCGGCGCGCGCGGTCGGCGTCCTGCCAGTAGGCCTCGGTGGCGGCTTCATCGACGACCTTGCCGATGCCGTCGATGGACGGGGGCCCGGTCATGGCACTGGCCTGCGCGGCGTCGATGAGCATCGGCGCGCTCTCGCCGGCGAGCGTGGCCTCGATGGCCTTCACCAGCACGCGGCGGTAGGCAATGATCCCCTTGTCGGTGCTGCCCAGGTGCTCGCGCGTGCGGTCCTGGATGGCGCCCTGCGACTCCACCGCCCACTGGTCGTGCACGTTGATGTCGTCGCCCATGCCGGTGTAGGTTTCGGTCAGCTGCTCTTCGATGCTGAAGCCGTAGTTGTTGCGCTTGTTCTTGCGCGAGGTGTAGTCGGGCAGCTCGTACAGCTTCAGGCGCTGGTCGCGCATCTGCTGCTTGTCGACCGGGCCGGTGAAGCTGGTGAACACGGCGTACCAGTAGCAGTGCGTGTCGTCCACGGGCACGTGCCATTGCGAGATGGTCATCTCGGCGCTCATCGGAATCACGAAGGCCTGCGGGAACACCACGTTGGTCACGCGCACGTGGGTGGTGTCTTCCGAGAGCTTGCGCAGCGCCTTGAGGCGGAAGCCGTAGTCGGTGGGCTCCACGCTGATGTCGGGGCGGTCGTACTCGCGCAGCACCTGGGTGATGGGCATGTCGGAGTCGGCCGAGGCGCCGCGGAACTGCTTGCCGTAGCTTTCCGACGTGTCTTCGTCCTCGAAGAAGCGGTGCAGGTACGAGGCGTGCGCGGGGTCGATGCCCACTTCGAGCGCCTGCAGCCAGTTGCATTCGAAGAGGCCCTTGAACGCGAAGGTGTGGGTGTCGGGCGCGACGAAGCAGTCGAAGTCGGGAAAAGCCGGGGGCTCGCCCTCGCCGATGTACGCGAAGACCACGCCGGCCTTCTCGACCACCGGGTAGGCCGACTGCTTGATGCGGCTGCACAGCTTGCTGGTGGCGGGCTCGGCCGGGGTTTCCAGGCAGTTGCCCTTGGCGTCGAACAGCCAGCCGTGGAAGGCGCAGCGGATGCCGCCGTTTTCGAGCCGCCCGAAGGCGAGGTCGGCGCCGCGGTGCGGGCAGTCGCGGTCGAGCATGCCGAGCTGGCCGCTCTCGTCGCGGAACAGCACGAAGTCCTGGCCCATGAGCTTCACGGGCTTGACCGGGCGCGGACCCGCCAGTTCGTCGGCCAGCGCCACCGGCTGCCAGTAGCGGCGCAGCAGCTTGCCGGCGGGCGCGCCGGGTCCGACGCGGGTGATGAAATCGTTTTGCTCGGCGCTGATCATCGTGCGGGCTCCATCGAGAGGTCTTTGTCAGAAGGCCTGCAGGCATTGCATGCAGTTGTATGCATTGTCTTGGTGATTTTTGACAAAGGTCAAACTTTCATCGGCTCGTTTGCCCTGTTTTGGGGCTGTACATAGGGTTAACTCTGGGGTGCTTGTGTGTTTTTGACACATTTCAAATCAGAGTGCATGCAACAACTGCGCCCGTTTGGCTATGCTGCGTGCAGTGGCGGGCGGTTCTCCTAGAATCCGCCCATTCCTCCCTCTCCCTGTTGCCCTGGCGCCTCCCGATGGACTCCCAACAATCCCGCGTGCTCGTGCAACTGCGCGACCTGATCCTCAAGGGCGAATTCGTGCCCGGAGAGCGGCTGGCCGAGATCCCGCTGGCAGAGAAGCTGGGGGCCTCGCGCACGCCGGTGCGCCTGGCGCTGGCCAGCCTCGAGCACGAAGGCCTGATCGAGCAGTCGCCCAGCGGCGGCTACCAGATGCGCCGCTTCACCTCGCAGGAAGTGGCCGACGCGATCCGCGTGCGCGGCGTGATCGAGGGCTTTGCCGCCCGTTTGCTGGCCGAAGACGGCGTGTCGCGCCAGTTGCTGCGCGATCTGAAAGACTGCCTGGAAGACGGCGACCGCGCCGTCAACAAGCCCAGCATGGAGATCGACGACTACGCTGCGTACGTCGAGATGAACGACCGCTTCCACAAGCTGATCCTCGAAGGCTGCGGCAACCTGGCGCTCAAGCGCGTGATGGACATGCTCGGCGGCCAGCCCTTTGCCGCGCCCAGCGCGATGCTGCCCATGCAGTCGTCGATGGAAGAGGGCCAGCAATGGATGCGGCAGGCGCACCGCACGCACCACGCGATGGTGCAGGCCATCGAGCGCGGCCAGGGCTCGCGGGCGCAGGCGCTCGGCGAGGAGCACGTCGAGATCGCGCGCATGAACCTGGACTACGCGCTGGAGCGGCCTGAGCTCGCCGCCGAACTCATGCCTGGCATCCGCCTCGTGGCCAAGGGACGCACCGCCTGAGTGGTAAAACTGCCCGGTCTGCAACAGACTGGCTGGTATTTCGGCATCCACGGCGTCTGGCCGGCGACGGTCATGACTAGAATTTCCGCATGAATGCCGCCGCCGTTCCCGCCAAGCCCTCGTTCAAGGAGCAGATGCTGCTGGCCCGCGAGGAAGCCATCGTGCAGACCGCGAGCCGCCTGCTGGCCGAGAAGGGCTTCGAGTCGATGACCGTGGACGAGGTGGCCGCGTCGGTCGGCATCGCCAAGGCCAGCCTCTACAAGCACTTTCCCAGCAAGGAAGACCTGGCCGCCGCCGCGATGGTGCGCATCATGCAGCGCACGCAGGATTTCCTGGCGTCCGTGCCGGCCGACCAGCTGCCCGTCGACAAGCTGCGCGCGGTGGTGCGCTGGGCCATGCAGATGCAGCTGGCCGGCGAGATGCCGTCGCTGCCGCACCAGAACTCGGTGTTGCGCGCCGCGCTGATGAAGCACCGCGGTTACCTCGACCGGCTGGTCGCGATCAGCGAAGTGCTCGGCGGCTGGATCCAGTCGGCGCAGGCCAGCGGCGCGCTCAACCCGAAGCTGCCGGCGATCGCCGTGCTCTACACGCTGTTCGCGCGCGCCTGCGATCCGGTGCTGGGGTTCTTGAAGGCGGGTGGCCTGCAGAGCGACGCCGAGATCGTCGAACTGGTGCTCGGCACCTGCTTCGAGGGGCTGGCGGCGCGCTGAAGATCGGTCGATCGCTCAGTTGATTTCGATCAGCAGTTGGGGTTGGTAGCCCTCCTGCTCGCCGTTGCTGCGGTAGCCCAGCGGGTTGGCAACCACGCGACAGCCGTCCTTCACATAGTCGAACGGGCAGTGCAGGTGGCCGTGCAGCCAGAGCTGCGCGTGCGGCAGCAGCTCGTCGAGTGAATTGCAGAAACCCGCGGTGCCGGGCGTGAGCCCGTAGCGGGGATCGGCGCTCGCCAGGCTGGGCGCAAAATGGGTGATGGCCACCGTCGTGCCGTCGTAGGGCTGGGCCAGCGCGTCACGCAGCCAGGCCTGGCAGGTGAGTGCTTGCTCTCTCATTTCGGCAGCCATGAAGGGCAATCCATTTCGCGTGCCGGCCATTTTCTCGAGGTAGAAGTCGGCCGCGCGCATCGCCTTGCCGCGCTTCTTGAGTGCCTCGGCGAGGCCGTCGCGGGGCTCGACCAGCGCGTCGAAATCGGCCCACAACGTGGTGCCGATGAAGCGGATGCCCTCGATGACCAGGGTCTCACGCTCGAGCCAGAGGATGCCGAGCTCCTCGCACAGCGCACGCAGACGCGCGTGCGTGGCGTCGAAATCGAGGTTGTCGTACTCGTGGTTGCCCGGCACGTAGACCACCGGCGTCGGCCAGCCCTTGCGCGGCGAGTAGCGGCCCAGCCCGAAGTCGGTGTCCGTCAGGCGAGAGCCTTCTTGGTAGGAGCCGATATCGCCTCCGAGCACCAGCAGGTCGGCGCCCGGGATGGGGTCGGCGTGGAAGCGTGGGTGGGATTCCAGGTGCAGGTCGGAGAGCAGTTGCAACTTCATCGTCGGATCAGTCTAGGTGAATCGCACCATGCATGAGATGCATAACCTGGGGCTTGTTTTACTAGGGATTACCCTTAATCTACATCCATCGCCAATCAACCCCGTCGCAGCCACAAGCCGCGCACCGTCATGTTCAGTCTTCTTGCCCAAGTGGCCCGTTTCTTCCGTTCGTCGCCGACCCAGACTCCCGCCAGCCATGCCGCTGCGCTGATGGAAAGCGCCGACAGCCGTGCCGGCCGTGGCGCGCACCACGCACAAGAACTGCGTGCTGCGGCTTCCGCCTGGCTCAGCGTCGTCAGGTAACTGACGCGCGCCGCCGCCTCAGGCGGCGCACCTTGAATCAAAGGGCGGGTCCCACCTGCCCGTGGACCGAGCCCGCGAACGCCGCGGCCGCCGAGCGCAGCAGCGCCGTTCGCAACCATTCGTGGGAATGTCCGTGCTGGGCACGCCGGTGCCAGATGGCATCCACGTGCACCGGCGGCTGGTCGAACGGCAGGTCGTGCACCACCAGTTGCTCCTCGATGCCGGTCACGCTCACGAAGTGGCGCGGCAGCACCGCCAGCAGGTCCGAATTGGCGACCACGCGCCCCGCGGTGAAAAACTGGTTCACCGTCACCGCGATCCGTCGCTCGCGTCCCATGGCGCCCAGCGTCTGGTCGATGAAGCCGTAAGGCCGGCCCGAAAAACTCACCAGCAGGTGCCGCGCCGCGCAGTAGCTGTCGAGCGTCAACGGCGCCCCCGCCAGCGGATGGCCGCGCCGCATCACGCACACATACTGGCCCAGGTAGAGCCGCTGCGTCTCGAACGCCACCCCCGCCCCCGACTGGCCGCGCGCCGCCAGGCTCGCGATCACGGCCGGAAAGTAGCCGACCGCCATGTCGACCTCTTCGTGTTCCAGCATGCGGCGCGGGTCGCGCGTGGTCAGCGGCAGCACGCGCAGCGAAATGGCGCGGGCTTCTTCTTCTGCGATCTTCACCAGTCCCGGCATGAGTTCGGCGGCCGTGGCGTCGGCCATGGCCAGCAGGAAGGTCGTGTCGGCGGTGCCGGCGTCGAATTCACCGGGCGCCAGCGTGTGTTGCAGCTGACGCAAGGCGTCGCGCACGGTGGGCCAGAGGGCTTGCGCGCGCGGCGTGGGCTCCACGCCCGCACCGGAACGCCGCACCAGCTCGTCGCCCAGCAGTTCGCGCAGGCGGCGCAGCGAGTTGCTCACGGCCGGCTGCGTGATCGCGAGGTTGCGGGCGGCGCGCGTGAGGTTGCGCTCTGCCATCACCTCATCGAAGACGCGCAGCAGGTTGAGGTCGAATGTGCGGAAATTGACGTCCATCAGCGATGTGAATGATAAACATCAGAAAGATAAAGTGGCGGAACACTGGGGTAATCCCTAATATCGACCCATCGGCCTTGTTCGCCACCACTGATTCCCACTTATCCCCAGGAGGGATGCATCATGACCAGCTTTGTCCACGTTGACCAACCCACCGAACATCCCGGCGTCCGTCGCGCCGAAGTTCTCTTCGGCCAGATCCAGGCTGCCCGTGCCGGTGCCCATGGCGCCCGTCCGCTGGTCGCACTGTTCGTGCTGGCCCTCGCGGCTGCCGTGCTCGTGGTCGCCGACAAGATCGTCTCCAACTGGGACGAAGGCGCACTGCTCGCCGCATGGACCGTGTTCTGTGTCGCCGCCATCGCCTTGTTCGCGCTCTTCGTGGGCTCGGTGCGCAAGAGCAGCCTTGCTACGCTGTGGCGCGAAGCCGCCGAGCGCCGTGCTGAAGCGCGTGCAGACGCCCGCTTCCTGGCGACCGCACAAAGCGACCCGCGCATCATGCAAGAGCTGCAAGCTGCCGTGTGGCGCCAGCAGTCGGATGACGTCGCATCGGTTGAAGCCGTTGCCAAGGTCGACGCCCTGGCCCGCATGAACCGTCGTTCGCAGGAAGTGCGCATGCCCACGCTGTACGAAGCGATGCGTCGGATGAACAGCTCGCGCTATTACTAAGCAAGGCTGAGCCAGGCGCTGAGCGCTTGGCAGTAGCTGAGTTGGTTCAAATGCCCGTCAGACGTATGTCTGACGGGCATTTTTCGTTGGGGAGCGCGTGGTGCACCGCAACGATCGCCCCTTGTAGTCGATGGGGCGCGACCGAGGTGTGCGGGAGTTGCGTGACGGCGTTCTTCCTAGGGCGCGCGCCTCTCTACATATAGAGGAGCCGGCTCCAGGGAGAAGCTGAAGCAAGATCAAGTGCCGGCTGATGTCCCGCAAGACGGGAGCGCGACGCTCAGTGCAGATTCTTTTCATCCCGTGTTGGCTGCGGCACCCAAAATGACATACACTGGCAGGCTTCGCTGCTGAATACCGCTGGTTTTCGAAGCGACTGGTGCTCTTAGGGGTGTTGGTTGTGAGTGGTGAAGAAAGTCTTCGAAAGTTGACGCGGTTTGAAAAAACAGTGCATAATCGAAGGCTTCGCTGGAAACAACTTCAGCGACTTGAACTGAAAGGTTTGGGTTGCAGGAAAGAAGAAGTGGAAAGCGAAAAAAGTCTCCGAAAGTTGACGCAGTTTGAAAAAACAGTGCATAATCGAAGGCTCCGCTGAAAACAACTTCAGCAGCTTGAATCGAGAGATTCGGGATGCGGAAAAAGAAGTTGAAGAAAGCGAAAAAAGTTTGACGATACTTAAAAAATCGTGTTAGACTACAAGGCTTCGCTGATCGCAGCAAAGCAAAACGAAGTAAACGATAAGTTGCTTCGGTGATCGTTAAAAAATTACAGCCGATAAGCGTGGGCGTTTGAAGGTAATTGCGTAAGTTCTTCGGAACAAGTCGCAAGACTTAAAAACGCTCATGAGATAGAAGTGAAGTTCACTTTAATTCTTTTTTTATGAGTTTTGCTTGACCGCGAGGTCAGGCGCAAAAATCAAGATCGAACTATAGAGTTTGATCCTGGCTCAGATTGAACGCTGGCGGCATGCCTTACACATGCAAGTCGAACGGCAGCGCGGGAGCAATCCTGGCGGCGAGTGGCGAACGGGTGAGTAATACATCGGAACGTGCCCAATCGTGGGGGATAACGCAGCGAAAGCTGTGCTAATACCGCATACGATCTACGGATGAAAGCAGGGGATCGCAAGACCTTGCGCGAATGGAGCGGCCGATGGCAGATTAGGTAGTTGGTGAGGTAAAGGCTCACCAAGCCTTCGATCTGTAGCTGGTCTGAGAGGACGACCAGCCACACTGGGACTGAGAC
Encoded here:
- a CDS encoding glutamine synthetase family protein, which gives rise to MSNTHTFVDRFGLWSADQHAQARELVRRIDSGEVDTVRFAWPDQHGLLRGKTLVAGEARSALWEGVNLTSTLLAKDTSHKTVFPVFSQGGGFAIEGLQGGADFTIVADPATFKVLPWAPRTGWILCDAYMADGRPCPFATRQILQRAVAQLDELGLDFIAGLEVEFHVFKLEDARMGLADSGQPGEPPRVSLLSHGHQYLTELRYDRVDGLMELLRSQLVALGLPLRSLEIEFGPSQFELTFGPTAGVTPADTMVLLRSAIKQICQRAGLHATFMCRPKIPNVMSSGWHLHQSLRRKSDGVNAFMPEPGGRDLSEIGMHYLGGLKAHACGAAALASPTINGYRRYRPFSLAPDRAIWARDNRGAMLRVLGGPGQNASRIENRVGEPTANPYLYLASQLFSGLDGIRHQTDAGPSADAPYETPAEQLPRSLSDALACLRKDEMLNAQMGKVFVDYLCHIKEAEIARFNLEVSEWEHREYFDMF
- a CDS encoding aromatic ring-hydroxylating dioxygenase subunit alpha, translated to MISAEQNDFITRVGPGAPAGKLLRRYWQPVALADELAGPRPVKPVKLMGQDFVLFRDESGQLGMLDRDCPHRGADLAFGRLENGGIRCAFHGWLFDAKGNCLETPAEPATSKLCSRIKQSAYPVVEKAGVVFAYIGEGEPPAFPDFDCFVAPDTHTFAFKGLFECNWLQALEVGIDPAHASYLHRFFEDEDTSESYGKQFRGASADSDMPITQVLREYDRPDISVEPTDYGFRLKALRKLSEDTTHVRVTNVVFPQAFVIPMSAEMTISQWHVPVDDTHCYWYAVFTSFTGPVDKQQMRDQRLKLYELPDYTSRKNKRNNYGFSIEEQLTETYTGMGDDINVHDQWAVESQGAIQDRTREHLGSTDKGIIAYRRVLVKAIEATLAGESAPMLIDAAQASAMTGPPSIDGIGKVVDEAATEAYWQDADRARRLKSDWASARLAA
- a CDS encoding GntR family transcriptional regulator, with product MDSQQSRVLVQLRDLILKGEFVPGERLAEIPLAEKLGASRTPVRLALASLEHEGLIEQSPSGGYQMRRFTSQEVADAIRVRGVIEGFAARLLAEDGVSRQLLRDLKDCLEDGDRAVNKPSMEIDDYAAYVEMNDRFHKLILEGCGNLALKRVMDMLGGQPFAAPSAMLPMQSSMEEGQQWMRQAHRTHHAMVQAIERGQGSRAQALGEEHVEIARMNLDYALERPELAAELMPGIRLVAKGRTA
- a CDS encoding TetR/AcrR family transcriptional regulator, translated to MNAAAVPAKPSFKEQMLLAREEAIVQTASRLLAEKGFESMTVDEVAASVGIAKASLYKHFPSKEDLAAAAMVRIMQRTQDFLASVPADQLPVDKLRAVVRWAMQMQLAGEMPSLPHQNSVLRAALMKHRGYLDRLVAISEVLGGWIQSAQASGALNPKLPAIAVLYTLFARACDPVLGFLKAGGLQSDAEIVELVLGTCFEGLAAR
- a CDS encoding metallophosphoesterase, whose product is MKLQLLSDLHLESHPRFHADPIPGADLLVLGGDIGSYQEGSRLTDTDFGLGRYSPRKGWPTPVVYVPGNHEYDNLDFDATHARLRALCEELGILWLERETLVIEGIRFIGTTLWADFDALVEPRDGLAEALKKRGKAMRAADFYLEKMAGTRNGLPFMAAEMREQALTCQAWLRDALAQPYDGTTVAITHFAPSLASADPRYGLTPGTAGFCNSLDELLPHAQLWLHGHLHCPFDYVKDGCRVVANPLGYRSNGEQEGYQPQLLIEIN
- a CDS encoding LysR family transcriptional regulator; translation: MDVNFRTFDLNLLRVFDEVMAERNLTRAARNLAITQPAVSNSLRRLRELLGDELVRRSGAGVEPTPRAQALWPTVRDALRQLQHTLAPGEFDAGTADTTFLLAMADATAAELMPGLVKIAEEEARAISLRVLPLTTRDPRRMLEHEEVDMAVGYFPAVIASLAARGQSGAGVAFETQRLYLGQYVCVMRRGHPLAGAPLTLDSYCAARHLLVSFSGRPYGFIDQTLGAMGRERRIAVTVNQFFTAGRVVANSDLLAVLPRHFVSVTGIEEQLVVHDLPFDQPPVHVDAIWHRRAQHGHSHEWLRTALLRSAAAAFAGSVHGQVGPAL